Proteins encoded together in one Bacteroides ovatus window:
- a CDS encoding TlpA disulfide reductase family protein, translated as MKKFTYLVIATAALSMVACTGGNKAGYTITGTVEGASDGDTVYLQEANGRNLTKLDTAVITKGTFTFEGTQDSVVSRYVTCEVNGEPLMIDFFLENGKINVALTKDNDAVTGTPNNDAYQEIRAQINDISKKMNAIYEAMGNTSLSDEQKEAKQKEGAQLEEQYDKAIKEGVQKNITNPVGVFLFKQTFYNNSTDENEALLQQIPANFQNDETIVRIKEMTDKQKKTAVGTQFVDFEMQTPEGKTVKLSDYVGKGKVVLVDFWASWCGPCRREMPNLVETYAKYKGKNFEIVGVSLDQDGAVWKEAIKKLDMTWPQMSDLKFWQSEGAQLYAVNSIPHTVLIDGSGKIIARGLHGEELQAKIAEAVK; from the coding sequence ATGAAAAAGTTTACTTATTTAGTTATTGCAACGGCAGCGTTAAGCATGGTAGCTTGTACTGGCGGAAACAAAGCCGGATACACTATTACAGGTACAGTAGAAGGTGCAAGCGATGGTGACACCGTTTATCTTCAGGAAGCCAATGGTAGAAATCTGACCAAACTAGATACAGCCGTTATCACCAAAGGTACTTTTACCTTTGAAGGCACACAAGATTCTGTGGTTAGCCGTTATGTCACTTGTGAAGTGAACGGAGAACCGTTGATGATCGACTTCTTCCTGGAAAACGGAAAAATCAACGTTGCCCTGACCAAGGATAATGACGCTGTTACCGGTACTCCCAACAACGATGCATACCAGGAAATCAGAGCTCAAATCAATGACATCAGCAAAAAAATGAATGCCATTTATGAGGCAATGGGTAATACATCTTTAAGTGATGAGCAGAAAGAGGCCAAACAAAAAGAAGGTGCTCAGCTGGAAGAACAATATGACAAAGCAATCAAAGAAGGCGTACAAAAGAATATCACCAACCCGGTTGGAGTATTCTTGTTTAAACAAACTTTCTACAATAACTCTACGGACGAAAATGAGGCTTTGTTGCAACAAATTCCTGCTAATTTCCAGAATGACGAAACAATCGTAAGAATCAAAGAGATGACTGACAAGCAGAAAAAGACTGCTGTAGGTACTCAATTTGTTGATTTCGAAATGCAGACTCCGGAAGGAAAGACAGTGAAATTGTCTGATTATGTAGGCAAAGGAAAAGTAGTATTGGTTGACTTCTGGGCTAGCTGGTGCGGTCCTTGCCGTCGCGAAATGCCTAACCTGGTAGAAACATACGCTAAGTACAAAGGCAAAAACTTCGAAATCGTAGGTGTATCTCTCGATCAGGATGGTGCTGTATGGAAAGAAGCAATCAAGAAGCTAGACATGACTTGGCCGCAAATGTCCGACCTGAAATTCTGGCAAAGTGAAGGTGCACAGCTTTATGCTGTAAACAGCATTCCTCACACTGTATTGATCGACGGTAGCGGTAAGATTATTGCTCGCGGTCTGCACGGAGAAGAACTTCAAGCTAAAATTGCAGAAGCTGTAAAATAA